The following proteins are encoded in a genomic region of Streptomyces gobiensis:
- a CDS encoding polysaccharide deacetylase family protein, with the protein MSADWARTRRSTPSKTLLRHRLSPPWLLMYHSVTEYTEDPYQITVSPDRLHHQLSWLGKRGLTGVSVGELLRARAAGRSAGLVGLTFDDGYADFVEHAVPLLRHHGYTATVFVLPGRLGGGNDWDPLGPRKPLLTEEGIRAAARAGMEIGSHGLRHEDLTTAGDDVLRQETAHSRALLREITGGAPDGFCYAYGAVDKRAVDAVRTAGYGYACAIDPGPLTGRYALPRAHIGDTDTTGRLYLKRVLHPVRRRALPAEPAAPLGSPNPGGGR; encoded by the coding sequence ATGTCCGCTGACTGGGCGCGTACGCGCCGCTCCACGCCCTCCAAGACCCTGCTGCGCCACCGGCTGTCCCCGCCCTGGCTGCTGATGTACCACTCGGTGACCGAGTACACCGAGGACCCCTACCAGATCACCGTCTCTCCCGACCGGCTGCACCATCAGCTGTCCTGGCTGGGGAAGCGTGGCCTGACCGGGGTGAGCGTCGGTGAGCTGCTGCGTGCCCGCGCCGCCGGACGCAGCGCGGGACTGGTGGGACTGACCTTCGACGACGGCTACGCCGACTTTGTCGAGCACGCTGTTCCACTGCTGCGCCACCACGGGTACACCGCCACGGTGTTCGTACTGCCCGGCAGGCTCGGCGGCGGCAATGACTGGGACCCCCTGGGCCCGCGTAAGCCGCTGCTGACCGAGGAGGGGATCCGTGCCGCCGCGCGCGCCGGAATGGAGATCGGCTCCCATGGCCTGCGCCACGAGGATCTGACCACGGCCGGCGATGACGTACTGCGGCAGGAGACGGCGCACAGCCGTGCCCTGCTACGGGAGATCACCGGCGGCGCGCCGGACGGCTTCTGCTACGCCTATGGCGCCGTCGACAAACGAGCCGTCGACGCCGTACGCACCGCGGGCTACGGCTACGCCTGCGCCATCGACCCCGGGCCGCTGACCGGGCGGTACGCCCTGCCCCGTGCCCATATCGGTGACACGGACACCACCGGGCGCCTGTACCTCAAGAGAGTGCTCCACCCGGTGCGCCGCCGTGCACTGCCCGCTGAGCCGGCCGCCCCCCTCGGGTCCCCGAACCCGGGAGGCGGCCGGTGA